ctccggccttcaccggagtatccgggttcagcacagctgacctctgaaaaacaacgataacttttgatcccagagtccgatttcaacaattttggactctatgaaaagcttattcagagggttaCACATCCCagctgaattcatgacctaaaacacatatgatcaaattaggaacactccaaaacctaattcggacacttccacactttccacaccgggatttctaaaaagaactctcacatgggtttggttagaaactcttgatcactgagacacgacaattatctcacgttgcatccctcttaatagtgcgacacacctatactcaaattcaaagataaaactcgtttgaaacactttgagcatttgaaaactttcaagtaccgctctTTTCTTTCAAACATTGAGAGTTGCCAACTTCCACATATTCTTCACTTGATTCtttatatgattgatgtgaatcatccatagcttcccatggactcgcacggtccatcggcgcaaagccttcactcggtCTTCACCACCGCATTGGTCCTttggcgccaagccatttgcttgcccttcaccacgggtccatcacagccgagtcttgcttgcgcttcaccgtcttaccatagaaaatcactttgtattcgacatcttcaaggaattcattttatcaaatatggagttcactcttgttcttcactcttagcatatatgatttcaattcaacttatgccttcttatgaatcctaaccccaactcactcacaaagcacatgtgttagtccataaaacctaaatgacaacatttataccttaagttacttgatctccacaagtaacttatgaGCCTTtatgcatattatcaatcttcatatagaatctAACCTCACttattcttaaacacatagcacacgagttagtctataaaactctattgacaagcatacctttagttacttgatctccacaagtaacttagcattcaagcttattgctaatcttattgagcttcttcttcttcttataagtataactaaaatctcaatgacttttgatgcaattatttaaactcatggtatttctcaaagaatccatgcttcatcatttatgcatctcctatggaataacctaatagcaattcttaatatgattgttagtccataggcattgtcatcacttacccgagcatcacctagagctcattcatcttgatgcattttcattctccccattcacttagagcttatgcatatctctcatccatgcatcacctatggaacaacctactaacaaactcaacaccattgttagtccataggtattgtcattaattactaaaaccacacataggggctagatgcactttcactccCCCTCTATCCCTAGCCGCCATGGCCGTTGAGCTCTGTCCCCGTCGCTTGCCACCAGCGGTCCTCCCCCATCCAAACCAATCGCGGGACTACCTCCCCATCACCCAGGCTCACTCCCGACACCCAAAAATCCAACCCAAACCATCTCTCCATGTTTTTTTCCTATCAGTCGTTGCCATTCCTAACTCTGGTGAGCTATTGGCACTGTTCTGGTCACCGCCACCGCCCACCATCAAAATCCCCACCACCGGCTCCATTGTGCCATGCTGGTCCTCCTGGATCGGGTTTTGGACCAATCCGAGGCTGGGAGCCAATGGCAGCGAGCTCTCCAGCAAGCCCTACCGTGGACACCCTAGCTCCGCCCTGGTGACCATCTGCTCTCATGCTGACGCGTGCACATCCATGTTGGCTGCCACATCGACACCACCTCTGCACCAACCCCACTCCTTTAACCCAGTCAACTGTCATGTCAGTGTAGTCCATGACCtagcttttgggtggagcctaagggcatataaCTTCACCTAGGTTTTAGTGTTGATAGGTGTTAATCTTCCGTTGTGTAGTTTCTAGTTTGGTTAGAAAGTAATTTGTTCTTTATCCTCTTAGCccccttttgatgtaaattgttgtaaatggttgaatgcttaataacttgtaatataatttaattactcgctcttttttaagctttgttgtgatgcttatgttggaaagacatgagTTCCAATCTTAAGTATAAAACACGTACCCGGACTATCGAGATAGTATTCCATTTAATCATCATAGTCATGATTAAGCAAATAATTgccctgatgattaattagaatactatttaaacgattcctcacagcgtggtatcataGTTtgatttaatgaagtagcctaaaaacacATAATACGTGGGTTAGTAAAAGGTGTCAACATCACAAAGCAACCAACTAAAATTTCTTTTTTGCCTCCTCTTGTTAATATGTATAAATTTACTATACTATACCCCTAAGCGTAACGAATGGTTGTTTGTGGTATTTAAGTTGTTTATTTCCGCATTGTGATGTCGTGTGGATCTTATTGTATCTACGAAAAAGGTAAGGAACGCATCTCGGTGGCGGTAAATATCGGaggctcaaccagtgcgagaCATGTGCCTGGTATGTCTCGTATGGTGATGGTACGGGAAGTAAATATattagcaataacgtatgaacatctaCCGTATGATTGTAGCTATGGTTGTCCACCCATCTGGAGATTACATAGGGTGTCTTGTAAGACGAtagtacgggaagtgaatacattgATAACAACATATGAAATGTCGCTTGTACGGCGCGATGCACAAACAATGTTCGtgcaagaaagaaaaagaagcgcgAAAAGTGATAATTGGTAGTCGTGATATGTATGAATGTCCCATACACTACAAACCGTGCTAGAGACATCAGATTATCACGTGGAGAAGGGGACTGCTGCTTCTGGAAATTGGGGTCAACAGAAACTTGAATTTGATCAATTGGATCCTCATCTTCAGTAGGCACTTGGGTGTGATCAATAGAAGACAAAGGGAAAGATCATAGGAAGTTTTGTGTACATGCACTGTAAAGATTTATGGATCACAATTGTAAAAAATCAGTTAGCATGAATATGGCTTTCTTGCATGGCTCAGTTGACCGTGTGACTCTGTAGCTAGGTTCAAAGGATGtgatttctgtttttttttcttttagaaaagAGAGAGTAGGTTTTGATCGGCATGTTGTCTCGTTGATCCAAAATATCTTCAGATGTAACATTAGCAGACAATTAAATTTGAATAAACTTGTGTATCTCATTCCATATTACTGTCAATGTTGTCATATTCACTGGTTTCACCTACTAATAGGTGCACTTCGCTTGAATTTTCTTTTCCGAaaacaaaatatgtcactttTCTGTTGGTTTTACGCCAAACtctgttggagtctagaggaaaaAATGCAGTTGGATATCAATTTGGACTGACTCTCTGGGGGAAGAATTTGTATATTCAGTTGTGAAGCGAATCATCCACTGCAGCCCCAGGAGGAGGCATGGTGTACATGTGTTGTAAAGATTCATGAATTAAAATTGTAAAAATTCAGTTAGGATGAATATGGCTTTCCTGATATCATTGAACTTTATGCGCGTATCACAATTGAAAAGAGCACTAGTTTATTCATGAAACGTATGTATTGTTAGTCATAAAAATAGTGCAAATGAACAATTACAATTTCAAGGTTCCATCAAAATTCACTGAAGAATGCGTACTCCTTAAATGTTACATGATTTAGTACTTCATTAGAATGTAATTTCTAGTAGCGGACCACGCTCTGGCATCTTAAACTTCAAGTAAAAAACGTGTATATCCTTCTTGGATCAAATGAGCAACCGTGATCGAAGAATCACAATGTGTATTTGACATTGAGATCGCCAACGCATGCATGGCCACCGAGACTATCAAAGCATCGACGATCGATTTGACTGTGAGGATTGACGATGATGTCCACTATGCTTGGGTTAGTGTAGGGATCAGTGAAGATGAACGGCACATGCACCCGATTTTAATGGCGGTGGCCTACTCGACGGTGACGGTTGATGGCATCCCGTCATCCCTAGCGTCATATTATTAACGGTTGCAGCCTTGGTGATCTCTGTAGTACCGATGTGCAAGGTGAGGACGTTTGATGGCAGCCCGAATATCATCTCATCATCGGTGGTGGCTTCGACAATCTGGGAGCCGCCGGTCTGCTCGGTGGGGACAATTGATGGCAGCGATCTCATCGGCGGTTGCCGACTTAGCAGGGGTGGCGCTTCGGTCATCACAACCGCCGCATGGACAATAAAACCTAGTATCGGCAGGGGCAGCACTTCGATCTCGCACCCAAGGTAAGTTGCACGAGGCTTCGCTCCCGGATACCTGTGGCTCCATAGCGCTGAGCACGCCCGGCTTCGCTCGCAGATGCCTACGGCTAGACAGCACTTAGCTGGATGGCGCCGcaatgggaaaaaaaattacatggcTCACTGGCTTCCTGCTTGGAAATGAGAGGGACCAGCACACGTGTCTTGAATCTGAAGGCGTGATGCAGGAGGAGGGACGTGGAGCACTTCTCccgagattttttttcttcccgtAATCCACCCCTAGTTGTGTGGTGCACGTGGATGAGACCGAGACGTCAGCTACTCTGCTTAAATACTTTTCATTTTGAGCTGACTACAGTAAACTACTGGCATCCACATCTATAaaaaaacacataggatcagaTTTGTCACCTTTAAATAATAAGCAAGTGTAATTAAGATGCACAACCTCTACGATTAGGAAGGAAGACTGTGAGGCTAATCAATAACAGAAGGCAAAATTTCAAGTAACACGGCAAAAATACGAATTCATCCTCGCGCTCACATGCTGCTCTACTCACGTAGTCAACTCATTCTGCTCTCAGTTGCTCTACTCATGCTCGCTCTGCTCTGCTCGAATAAATGCGCAGCTGCTATTTTATAGCAGCCGATCTAGAACTAAATCCCCATGCATGTCGCTGATTGCATGAATAAAGGAAAAAAGTGAaagcgaaaaagaaaaaataaaacataacaTGACATGAAGACAAGTGTCGAATACGTGAGGTGACGGCACACGGTGTAAAAAAGGCGTATTTCGGCACACTATATGTCGAATACACACGGTTCCATGTATTCGACGtacggtgtgccaaatacaggTGATTTTTGGCACATCATGTGTTGAATATAGATGCTAGATTCGTGAATACAGAAAAATATTACctatttcaataaataggttcatatatattatacaaattcgTATTTTTACCCGATTAACACAATACTGCAATACATATTGAATTGGCTAGTGGGACGCCATGGGAAGTTCAGAGCTACTACTACGGATTTGTTATGCTAGAATAATGCAGGCGTGCATGCAATGCAAGTGATGTGATGTGACGCAGCGCCGGCCTGCCCTGAGGGGAGCCCCACGTGTCCCCTACGCGTTACCCTGCTGGCCTGGAATCTCGTCCGGACCAAACGGGCCCGCGAGTCCAGCTAGCTGTACATATCCAGACCAGCAAACAGTCCCCACAGATCGAACACACAAACCTACCCAACCCTGCGGGGAGCAGGCGatcgagggagagagaggatctTCCGCGGGGTCTCGCTTACCCTGGGCGGCGTCGGTGATCAGCGAACGGGGATGGGGAAGAGGTTAACGTCGTACCTGGCGATGAAGACGGACCCGGCGggcggcgcgtcggaggcggcGCGGGCGCTGATCGACTCGGACCTGCAGGAGCTGGGCGCCGCCGCGCGGAAGCTCGCCAACCACGTGCTCGTCCTCGGCGGCGGACTCGTAGTCGGCACCTCCTTCCTCAAGTGGCTCgccttcctcgccgccgtgtCAGTACTCAGTATCCCGAGGCccctttctctatttttctctcgaAAAATTAGGGTGGGCGGACGCATTGCTTTTGAAGTAGGATCTCTGATCCCGCCTTTTTTGGGGTCCGGATGCTCTTGCTGTTGCGAGTCAAGTCAAGGGATGCGGGATGTAGCATCATACAGGATGCGTCCGTTTTGGTAGAATCGAGAGAGAATTAGGGCTAGTCTGGAGATGATACCGTGTAATTGTAGTACTGTACTGTCAGGTACTCATGAGAGATGAGATGCTACATGTGTAGCCGGACGCAGTTGGTTCGTGAAGAACCTGgaatagaagaaaaaattggTAGGGGATTGTGTGTTGGTGGTACTCATGTCTTGAGTCTTCACTAGTAAACATCGTTTTGACGTATGAGCAGAAGCCAGAAGGTTATGAACCTAGTGCTTCTCACGGAATTCATGTGCATTGTTAAGCTGTCGGTATTAAGTACAGCCTAAGTATCCGCAGGTGCAATTTTTTTGTCATTTGTGTGTTGTGTTCGCTGTACTGAATCGCAACAATAGAGTGATAAGCCGTAGAAAAAGAGTGTTGAATTGCTGCGAACCGGGTTTTTGTGGTACTTGGATCCCTTACAGTCAGCACTACTACTCTCTTACTGAGCCATCTGTTACTCTTTTTGTTTTCAGTTCCAGCTTTGTATACATGAGTAAAGGAATTTATATGCTAGTTTCACCTAGGATTGGTAGTACTCGTTTAAGGCATTTGGCACTCCATTATTTATTGACTTGACACTCTGTTCTCTTCTAATACAGGTACCTCTTGGTACTGGACCGCACAAACTGGAAAACCAACATGCTAACGGGCCTCTTGGTCCCTTACATTTTCTTCACCCTGCCCCATGTGCTGTTTTCTCTGATAAGGTAAAGGCGCAGACACCCTACTGCATTACCGATCCATCATACATAGTTTAGATGCATTTTGTTATCTGCCGACTACCATGAGACTGTTCCTGTCACAATGGATTATCATAATGCGAATGATGTGGTACAAACTTGTAGGATCAAAGTGCTGATAATTGCATGTTGCCATACTTTAGACCTTATAGAATGTCGTTTTTTTAGAACCTGGAGAATGTTGATTTGGATGAGTACaaaattgaaaaactctttATTTGTGGATTAAGTAATGCAGACCTTTCATATTTGTTACCTGTTGATTCGAAGCTTGCTGATTGTGATAGCCCAAAGCACTTTCATGAGAGAATGTTCTCCGTTGATCTATGATGATGTTATGCATGGATATATCAAAGTAAAATTGCTTATCTTGAAACATTTGAATTTCAGAGGAGAGGTGGGGAAATGGATTGCCATTATTGTGGTTGTTCTGCGGCTCTTCTTTCCACGCCACTTCCCTGGTATCATTTCacaatctttttcttttcttattatGCTTTACTGCATCGTAGCAAAATCCTTGGATATTCGTTACATTCCCCC
The nucleotide sequence above comes from Phragmites australis chromosome 4, lpPhrAust1.1, whole genome shotgun sequence. Encoded proteins:
- the LOC133915341 gene encoding cold-regulated 413 plasma membrane protein 1-like, whose product is MGKRLTSYLAMKTDPAGGASEAARALIDSDLQELGAAARKLANHVLVLGGGLVVGTSFLKWLAFLAAVYLLVLDRTNWKTNMLTGLLVPYIFFTLPHVLFSLIRGEVGKWIAIIVVVLRLFFPRHFPDWLELPGSIILLTVVAPSIFADTFRGDAVGIFICLGIGCYLLQEHIRASGGFRNAFRKGNGVSNSIGILLLFIYPVWALVLKFL